Proteins encoded in a region of the Streptomyces sp. NBC_01298 genome:
- a CDS encoding peptidylprolyl isomerase, producing the protein MAIIERAYEMKRALISALAAVGLVVSGGSVATASEDAPPRTTHGPCQYTQTPDEPPARSVPLPPDPRRTPSRGTVDLAVPTSQGPLPLRLDRAKAPCTVQSFLHLARHGFYDRTVCHRLTAYPTLKVLQCGDPTGTGEGGPGYKYKDELPVDLPPAPTDPTGARRLYGRGLLAMANAGPNTNGSQFFVVYGDSALRPNYTVFGTVGADGLTTLDKVAAGGIEPTAEDPAPVDGAPVLRTELLSVRPSCRH; encoded by the coding sequence TTGGCGATCATCGAGAGGGCGTACGAGATGAAGCGGGCACTGATCAGCGCACTGGCGGCCGTGGGGTTAGTCGTGTCCGGGGGGAGCGTCGCCACCGCTTCCGAGGACGCTCCGCCGCGCACGACGCACGGCCCCTGCCAGTACACACAGACCCCGGACGAGCCGCCGGCGCGCTCCGTTCCGCTGCCGCCCGACCCGCGGCGCACCCCCAGTCGTGGCACGGTCGATCTGGCTGTTCCGACCAGCCAGGGCCCGCTCCCGCTGCGGTTGGACCGGGCCAAGGCGCCGTGCACGGTCCAGAGTTTCCTGCACCTGGCACGGCACGGGTTCTACGACCGTACGGTGTGCCACCGTTTGACGGCGTACCCGACGCTGAAGGTCCTGCAGTGCGGTGACCCCACCGGTACCGGTGAGGGCGGGCCCGGGTACAAGTACAAGGACGAGCTGCCGGTGGACCTGCCGCCGGCACCGACCGATCCGACCGGCGCGCGCCGCCTCTACGGGCGGGGCCTGCTGGCGATGGCCAACGCCGGTCCGAACACGAACGGTTCACAGTTCTTCGTCGTCTACGGCGATTCCGCGCTGCGACCGAACTACACGGTGTTCGGCACGGTCGGCGCCGACGGCCTGACGACACTCGACAAAGTCGCCGCCGGAGGCATCGAACCGACCGCGGAGGACCCGGCACCGGTCGACGGCGCACCCGTGCTGCGGACCGAGCTGCTCAGCGTCCGGCCGTCCTGCCGGCATTGA
- a CDS encoding WapI family immunity protein has translation MLLNDHVNSVELRPLSYQFAAAQGDRYDDNWLVIGGTVKTPDGSWSFTDPALLNCEAREVGAWMRGAAAGTVAVTGPDAEGYWSPDTWFNEPVLAFSLADRDETGATIRLHLSLEARPPWHQGEDGPDIYQYFLEVRVDTAALLHAADQWDLSLASFPTR, from the coding sequence GTGCTTTTGAATGATCATGTAAACAGCGTCGAGCTTCGCCCGCTGAGCTATCAGTTCGCCGCGGCCCAAGGTGACCGCTACGACGACAACTGGCTCGTCATCGGTGGCACGGTGAAGACTCCCGACGGAAGCTGGTCCTTCACCGATCCCGCTTTGCTGAACTGCGAGGCCCGCGAGGTCGGCGCGTGGATGCGTGGGGCCGCCGCGGGGACGGTGGCCGTGACGGGGCCCGATGCCGAAGGCTATTGGTCCCCGGATACCTGGTTCAACGAACCGGTCCTGGCCTTCAGCCTCGCCGACCGGGACGAAACCGGGGCGACGATTCGCCTCCACCTGTCCCTGGAGGCGAGACCGCCTTGGCACCAGGGCGAAGACGGGCCGGACATCTACCAGTACTTCCTGGAAGTGCGGGTGGACACAGCCGCACTGCTTCACGCGGCAGACCAGTGGGATCTTTCCCTGGCGTCCTTCCCGACCCGCTGA
- a CDS encoding YhgE/Pip family protein produces the protein MKIAAEWVDTSQHRINAAVRRLAGIVDEAAARITELPGTIAEARAQVQLLNDGAHQVADGANLLRDNLGKAKDGANELTTGLVRLKTGANELANGLDSGVKKIPSIRPDLRAKMADVLSNPVEIRTDVENPAHVNGRGLAPFFFGIALWVLGLLGYQILRPFNSRALAGDLPSTTIALGGWLPILGIGVLAVGVLYAAVDLGLGLDPLQPVHTVGIMVLGAAAFTAISYALRAALGVVGGLLSLVLLMLQLTSGGGTYPVLTSPQPFKSLHPVLPMSYLIDGLRVSISGGREQDFWFDVLMLTGYLAGALALAVLIAHNQRTWTFGRMKPAVEM, from the coding sequence GTGAAGATCGCGGCCGAATGGGTCGACACGTCCCAGCACCGGATCAACGCCGCCGTACGGCGCCTGGCGGGCATCGTCGACGAGGCCGCCGCCCGCATCACCGAGCTTCCGGGCACCATCGCCGAAGCGCGGGCACAGGTCCAGCTCCTCAACGACGGCGCACACCAGGTCGCGGACGGTGCGAACCTGCTCCGCGACAACCTGGGCAAGGCCAAGGACGGCGCGAACGAGCTGACGACCGGCTTGGTCCGGCTCAAGACGGGGGCGAACGAGCTGGCGAACGGACTCGACTCGGGCGTGAAGAAGATCCCCTCGATCCGTCCGGACCTGCGGGCCAAAATGGCCGACGTACTGTCCAACCCCGTGGAGATCCGCACCGACGTCGAGAACCCGGCCCACGTCAACGGCCGCGGCCTGGCCCCCTTCTTCTTCGGCATCGCCCTATGGGTCCTCGGGCTCCTCGGCTACCAGATCCTGCGGCCCTTCAACTCCAGGGCGCTGGCCGGGGACCTGCCCTCGACGACCATCGCCCTCGGGGGCTGGCTGCCGATCCTGGGCATCGGGGTCCTCGCGGTCGGCGTCCTCTACGCCGCGGTCGACCTGGGCCTCGGCCTCGACCCGCTCCAGCCCGTGCACACCGTCGGGATCATGGTGCTGGGCGCGGCGGCGTTCACTGCGATCTCCTACGCCCTCAGGGCCGCCCTCGGCGTGGTCGGCGGGCTGCTCTCACTCGTGCTGCTGATGCTGCAGCTGACCTCGGGGGGCGGCACGTACCCCGTCCTCACATCACCACAGCCCTTCAAGTCCCTGCACCCGGTTCTGCCGATGTCGTACCTGATCGACGGGCTGCGCGTCTCCATCTCCGGTGGCAGGGAACAGGACTTCTGGTTCGACGTGCTCATGCTGACGGGATACCTCGCGGGGGCACTCGCCCTGGCCGTCCTGATCGCCCACAACCAGCGCACCTGGACCTTCGGCAGGATGAAACCCGCCGTGGAGATGTAA
- a CDS encoding ATP-binding cassette domain-containing protein, which produces MISLKGFSLMGPEGSVFGPVDAEIRKGQLVAVVGPGGSGRSSLLMVLAGRLKGGRGEGPRADVREIASLARITGVVETDEYRKVGQLLRDQGLSGELPGDQDQRYSELSAADRLRIDVGLALASGAEAVFVDDVDDGLVPADLERAWKYLREVAASGVAVVASACAAPADVDSVIDLGQGAAG; this is translated from the coding sequence ATGATCTCGCTAAAGGGTTTCTCGCTGATGGGACCGGAGGGGTCGGTATTCGGTCCCGTCGACGCCGAGATCCGTAAGGGGCAGTTGGTCGCGGTGGTGGGCCCGGGAGGTTCCGGCCGCTCCAGCCTGCTGATGGTCCTGGCCGGCCGGTTGAAAGGAGGCCGGGGCGAGGGGCCGCGCGCCGACGTGCGCGAGATCGCCTCGCTGGCCCGGATCACCGGTGTGGTGGAGACCGACGAATACCGCAAGGTGGGCCAACTCCTGCGAGACCAGGGCCTGAGCGGCGAACTCCCGGGCGACCAGGACCAGCGGTACAGCGAATTGTCCGCCGCGGACAGGCTGCGGATCGACGTCGGGCTGGCCCTGGCGTCGGGAGCCGAGGCGGTCTTCGTCGACGACGTGGACGACGGCCTGGTCCCCGCGGATCTGGAACGGGCCTGGAAGTACCTGCGCGAGGTCGCCGCCTCCGGCGTGGCCGTCGTGGCAAGCGCGTGCGCGGCTCCGGCCGACGTGGACTCCGTGATCGACCTCGGGCAGGGGGCGGCCGGATGA
- a CDS encoding pyridoxal phosphate-dependent decarboxylase family protein, translating to MSTESTRALPGGRTPDDVLAELRSLREGDAPTRGGRTFAYVYDAGLEGLDELAAAAYTAYATVNGLDPTVFPSVARLENDLVGAVAAVLGAPGAQGTFTSGGTESILLAVKTARDHARAVRGISAPQLVLPSTAHAAFHKAAHYLGLESVVVPVDPVTFRADADAMAAALTDRTALVVASTPSYAHGVIDPVPEIAAAAARRGVLCHVDACIGGWLLPHLRRAGREVPPFDLSVPGVTSLSVDLHKYGYADKGASVVLYRDAELRRYQYFAHAGWPGYPVVNPTVQGTKSGGLLAQAWAVLQYVGEDGYTALAARVAEASDRLLAGLRGIEGLRVLGEPTAGLVAFTTGAPRGDAAGAQGSGAEHEEAPDLSLLLHLADEMRERGWYLQPQLSFDGLPPNLHLTLTPATVGQVDALVTDLAAALAASRALPPVTVDPGLVELAAGLDPETLGPDEIAGVLAFAGLGGDGKLPARTAPVLMLLDALPGPLKERLLAEFVGSVFRV from the coding sequence GTGTCGACTGAATCCACCCGCGCCCTGCCGGGCGGCCGTACCCCGGACGACGTGCTCGCCGAACTGCGCTCCCTGCGGGAGGGCGACGCGCCCACCCGGGGCGGCCGGACCTTCGCCTACGTCTACGACGCCGGCCTGGAGGGCCTCGACGAGTTGGCCGCCGCCGCGTACACCGCGTACGCCACCGTCAACGGGCTCGACCCGACCGTCTTCCCGAGCGTCGCCCGACTGGAGAACGACCTGGTGGGCGCCGTCGCGGCGGTCCTCGGCGCGCCCGGCGCCCAGGGCACCTTCACCAGCGGCGGGACGGAGAGCATCCTGCTCGCGGTGAAGACCGCACGGGACCACGCGCGGGCCGTCCGGGGGATCAGCGCGCCGCAGCTCGTGCTCCCGTCCACCGCGCACGCCGCCTTCCACAAGGCCGCCCACTACCTGGGCCTGGAGAGCGTCGTCGTCCCCGTGGACCCGGTCACCTTCCGCGCCGACGCCGACGCCATGGCCGCCGCCCTCACGGACCGCACGGCGCTCGTGGTCGCCTCGACGCCCTCGTACGCCCACGGGGTCATCGACCCGGTGCCCGAGATCGCCGCGGCCGCGGCCCGGCGCGGCGTGCTCTGCCACGTCGACGCCTGCATCGGCGGCTGGCTCCTGCCCCACCTGCGGCGGGCCGGCCGCGAAGTCCCGCCGTTCGACCTGTCCGTGCCCGGGGTCACCTCGCTCTCCGTGGACCTGCACAAGTACGGGTACGCGGACAAGGGCGCCTCCGTCGTCCTGTACCGGGATGCCGAGCTGCGCCGGTACCAGTACTTCGCCCATGCGGGCTGGCCCGGCTACCCGGTGGTCAACCCGACGGTCCAGGGCACGAAGTCCGGCGGTCTGCTGGCCCAGGCATGGGCGGTGCTCCAGTACGTCGGCGAGGACGGCTACACCGCGTTGGCCGCCCGGGTGGCCGAGGCGTCGGACCGGCTTCTGGCAGGGCTGCGCGGGATCGAAGGCCTGCGCGTCCTGGGCGAACCCACGGCCGGGCTGGTGGCGTTCACGACCGGAGCTCCCCGGGGCGACGCCGCCGGTGCGCAGGGGAGCGGCGCGGAGCACGAGGAGGCCCCCGACCTCAGCCTCCTGCTGCACCTCGCCGACGAGATGCGGGAGCGCGGCTGGTACCTGCAGCCCCAGCTCTCCTTCGACGGCCTGCCGCCCAACCTGCACCTCACTCTGACCCCGGCCACCGTCGGCCAGGTGGACGCCCTGGTCACGGACCTCGCTGCCGCCCTCGCCGCGAGCCGCGCGCTCCCACCGGTGACCGTGGACCCGGGTCTCGTCGAGCTGGCCGCCGGGCTCGACCCGGAGACCCTCGGGCCCGACGAGATCGCCGGCGTCCTGGCCTTCGCGGGCCTCGGCGGCGACGGAAAACTGCCCGCCCGAACGGCCCCCGTCCTCATGCTGCTGGACGCGCTGCCGGGGCCCCTCAAGGAACGCCTTCTGGCGGAGTTCGTGGGATCGGTCTTCCGGGTCTGA
- a CDS encoding MFS transporter, producing the protein MPVDLRAHRAPAPPLPRRVRIGYGLGSLCTGTFATVPGLILLYYLTNILAVPAAVAGAAVFLPKAWDVLINPLVGVVSDRSRLRGGPRRPFLLIGACTLPPLFVLLFAAPPLRGAAAAGYVAVVFLLAATAYAVFQVPYVTMPAEMTEDPAERGRILSWRVGFLGVAILLSGALAPALAQADGGSPASYRLMGAAVAVLLALGMFGAWFTTRWAPRAARSESEPSLRAQLATARSHRPFLHLAGMWTLQALAVGVMLAGVQYFATYTLGSPSAVTPLFACLIGPLVLFMPLWSGLSRRWGVKNAQWAASLLFLAGALLLALTPTAGAGLGYAAVAVVGVAYAGLQLLPLTMLADTLAADAARTGKRRAATFTGLWTAAETLAFALGAGVFALVLAVTGFRSSDADHRVAQPEAALTGIAAGMSVLPAVLTAASLWLLHRYREDPTGATPHDPSPGPVPSASPRQEENNTRVD; encoded by the coding sequence ATGCCAGTAGACCTCCGTGCCCACCGCGCGCCGGCTCCGCCCCTGCCGCGTCGCGTGCGGATCGGGTACGGCCTCGGCTCCCTGTGCACCGGCACGTTCGCCACCGTGCCGGGGCTGATCCTGCTCTACTACCTGACCAACATCCTCGCGGTCCCGGCGGCCGTCGCCGGGGCGGCGGTCTTCCTGCCCAAGGCGTGGGACGTCCTGATCAACCCGCTGGTCGGCGTCGTGTCCGACCGCAGCCGGCTGCGCGGCGGCCCCCGCCGCCCCTTCTTGCTCATCGGTGCCTGCACCCTTCCCCCGCTGTTCGTCCTGCTGTTCGCGGCGCCTCCGCTGCGCGGTGCGGCCGCCGCCGGATACGTGGCCGTGGTCTTCCTGCTGGCCGCCACCGCGTACGCCGTCTTCCAGGTGCCGTACGTGACGATGCCCGCCGAGATGACCGAGGACCCCGCCGAACGCGGCCGGATCCTCAGCTGGCGCGTGGGCTTCCTGGGCGTCGCGATCCTGCTGTCCGGAGCGCTCGCCCCGGCCCTCGCGCAGGCAGACGGGGGCAGTCCGGCGAGCTACCGGCTGATGGGGGCCGCCGTCGCCGTGCTGCTGGCCCTCGGCATGTTCGGCGCCTGGTTCACCACCCGGTGGGCACCGCGGGCCGCCCGCAGCGAGTCCGAGCCTTCGTTGCGCGCCCAGTTGGCGACCGCCCGGTCCCACCGGCCGTTCCTCCACCTGGCCGGAATGTGGACGCTCCAGGCCCTCGCCGTCGGCGTGATGCTCGCCGGTGTGCAGTACTTCGCCACGTACACCCTCGGCTCGCCCTCCGCCGTCACCCCGCTCTTCGCCTGTCTGATCGGCCCCCTCGTCCTCTTCATGCCGCTGTGGAGCGGGCTGTCCCGGCGGTGGGGCGTGAAGAACGCGCAGTGGGCCGCCTCGCTGCTGTTCCTCGCCGGCGCCCTGCTGCTGGCCCTCACCCCGACGGCCGGTGCCGGTCTCGGCTACGCGGCGGTCGCGGTCGTCGGAGTGGCCTACGCCGGACTCCAGTTGCTCCCGCTGACCATGCTGGCGGACACCCTCGCCGCGGACGCGGCCCGCACCGGCAAGCGCCGTGCCGCTACGTTCACCGGGCTCTGGACGGCCGCGGAAACCCTGGCGTTCGCGCTCGGCGCGGGCGTCTTCGCCCTGGTCCTCGCGGTGACCGGGTTCCGCTCTTCCGACGCGGACCACCGGGTGGCCCAGCCCGAGGCGGCCCTCACCGGCATCGCGGCGGGCATGAGCGTGCTCCCCGCCGTCCTCACCGCCGCCAGCCTGTGGCTGCTGCACCGCTACCGCGAGGACCCCACCGGGGCCACCCCGCACGACCCCTCACCCGGACCCGTACCGTCCGCATCGCCCCGGCAGGAAGAGAACAACACCCGTGTCGACTGA
- a CDS encoding RICIN domain-containing protein: MITINRAKSLRNLLAVAGVAGLLLAAVPASSASAAIPGHTIRNFNSGKCMEVADWRTDNGAPVRQWDCTGGANQNWALLSQGDSWYKFVNEASGKCLEIADWRTDFGAPARQWDCTGGANQQWRWAWSDRDGDGIYTQHIWNRESLLVLEIPAWRTDNGAPVTQWGYNYSPNFNQEWL, translated from the coding sequence GTGATCACCATCAATCGAGCCAAGTCGCTCCGAAACCTTCTGGCCGTCGCGGGCGTCGCAGGCCTCCTGCTGGCCGCGGTTCCGGCTTCCTCCGCCTCGGCGGCGATCCCCGGCCACACCATCCGGAACTTCAACAGCGGGAAGTGCATGGAGGTGGCCGACTGGCGCACCGACAACGGTGCGCCGGTCCGGCAGTGGGACTGCACCGGCGGCGCGAACCAGAACTGGGCGCTGCTCTCCCAAGGCGACTCCTGGTACAAGTTCGTGAACGAGGCCAGCGGGAAGTGTCTTGAGATCGCCGACTGGCGTACCGATTTCGGGGCCCCGGCCCGGCAGTGGGACTGCACCGGCGGCGCGAACCAGCAGTGGCGGTGGGCCTGGTCCGACCGGGACGGAGACGGCATCTACACCCAGCACATCTGGAACCGGGAGAGTCTGCTCGTTCTCGAAATCCCGGCGTGGCGCACCGACAACGGTGCACCGGTCACGCAGTGGGGCTACAACTACTCGCCCAACTTCAACCAGGAATGGCTGTAG
- a CDS encoding DUF4232 domain-containing protein: MNPATRTSRGGWKSCLLGAATVTALLTSAACSPSGGDGKPTARPGAPGATAVAACAPVDVSIIASAQDQEGDGLHFLLTLTNTSEKPCKVFRYPLVLIADSQRLSTEVKDSTPIPWTAYETIAPGKQTYAALLQRGSMDVLQPETERTITVQLQDTDPGSRKGESIKIDFPGTSYVCEGDFSQITHWMTSADLALHFINTS, encoded by the coding sequence ATGAATCCTGCCACCCGCACGAGCCGCGGGGGCTGGAAGTCCTGCCTCCTCGGGGCCGCGACGGTCACCGCCCTGCTCACGTCCGCGGCGTGCTCGCCGAGCGGGGGCGACGGCAAGCCCACGGCCCGGCCGGGCGCCCCGGGAGCGACCGCGGTCGCCGCCTGCGCCCCGGTCGACGTCTCCATCATCGCCAGCGCCCAGGACCAGGAGGGGGACGGCCTGCACTTCCTGCTCACCCTCACCAACACCAGCGAGAAGCCGTGCAAGGTGTTCCGCTACCCCCTCGTCCTGATCGCCGACTCCCAGCGCCTGTCCACCGAGGTCAAGGACAGCACCCCGATACCCTGGACGGCGTACGAGACCATCGCGCCGGGCAAGCAGACGTACGCCGCCCTGCTCCAGCGCGGCTCCATGGATGTGCTCCAACCGGAGACGGAGAGGACCATCACCGTCCAGCTCCAGGACACCGATCCCGGGAGCAGGAAGGGTGAGTCGATCAAGATCGACTTCCCCGGCACGTCATATGTATGCGAAGGCGACTTCTCCCAGATCACCCACTGGATGACCTCTGCGGATCTGGCTCTGCACTTCATCAACACGTCCTGA
- a CDS encoding aminoglycoside phosphotransferase family protein, translated as MTDLEIEITAELVHDLLQEQHPDLAGLAIREVVGGWDNQQWRLGDELAVRMPRTERAPDLQRKECRWLPVLAPRLPLPVPHPVRMGAASARFPKPWTIMTWVPGEPLDQCSIGRGADAADALAAFLTALHVEAPEDAPISSDRGDHPKKCTDGFDHFFHAVVPDDLADDVRSVWDDAVAAPEWEGPPLWVHGDLHPANVVVSDGTLSGVIDFGDMFAGDPAWDLAAAWVILPAGAASRFFEAYAQADGATIRRARGLAALKSLFLMLMGQNGDRGLPGGKPTWGPAGRAALDRVLKGGLT; from the coding sequence ATGACCGACCTCGAGATCGAGATCACCGCAGAACTGGTCCATGACCTGCTGCAGGAGCAGCATCCGGACCTTGCAGGGCTGGCCATCCGCGAAGTAGTGGGCGGGTGGGACAACCAGCAGTGGCGCCTTGGGGACGAGTTGGCCGTGCGCATGCCGCGTACCGAACGTGCCCCGGACCTCCAGCGCAAGGAGTGCCGGTGGCTGCCCGTACTGGCTCCGCGCCTGCCGCTGCCGGTCCCCCACCCCGTACGGATGGGTGCGGCGTCCGCGCGGTTCCCGAAGCCCTGGACCATCATGACGTGGGTCCCCGGCGAGCCACTGGACCAGTGCTCCATCGGCCGCGGCGCCGACGCGGCCGACGCTCTGGCGGCCTTCCTCACCGCGCTCCACGTGGAGGCGCCCGAAGACGCGCCGATCAGTTCGGACCGGGGCGATCACCCCAAGAAATGCACGGACGGCTTCGACCACTTCTTCCACGCCGTCGTCCCAGACGACCTCGCCGACGACGTTCGATCCGTCTGGGACGACGCCGTCGCGGCGCCCGAGTGGGAGGGCCCGCCGCTGTGGGTACACGGCGACCTTCATCCCGCGAACGTCGTCGTCTCGGACGGGACGCTCTCGGGCGTGATCGACTTCGGTGACATGTTCGCCGGCGATCCCGCGTGGGACCTCGCGGCCGCCTGGGTGATCCTTCCCGCGGGCGCCGCCTCCCGCTTCTTCGAGGCATACGCGCAGGCGGATGGGGCGACGATCCGGCGCGCCCGCGGGCTGGCTGCTCTGAAGAGCCTCTTCCTCATGCTGATGGGCCAGAACGGAGACCGAGGCCTGCCAGGCGGCAAGCCGACCTGGGGACCCGCAGGCCGGGCAGCACTCGATCGCGTCCTGAAAGGCGGTCTGACATAG
- a CDS encoding ABC transporter ATP-binding protein — MTAGIEAQGLGRRFGRGGWALRNCSFRLPAGRICALIGPNGAGKSTLLALAAGVLKPSEGTVTTPAREAIAYVAQNKPLYPRLTVAETLRMGADLNRGRWDPVASGNVVEAGDLDPALRVRALSGGQRSRLALALALGKRPTLLLLDEALSDVDPFARRELMGALLATAAEHGTTVLMSSHILSELEDACDHLLLIDGGRVRLGGPVDGLLRAHALVTGPIRDLAPHTVISSRSTGRQLTALIRPEGSVNTGRDGWLAVEPTLEELVLAHLGAPDAPVLLTPAVEAAA, encoded by the coding sequence ATGACGGCAGGCATCGAAGCGCAAGGCCTCGGGCGGAGGTTCGGCCGCGGTGGCTGGGCCCTGAGGAATTGCTCTTTCAGGCTTCCCGCCGGCCGCATATGCGCCCTGATCGGCCCCAACGGGGCCGGCAAGTCCACCCTGCTGGCCTTGGCCGCGGGCGTGCTGAAACCCTCCGAGGGCACGGTGACGACACCGGCCCGCGAGGCCATTGCCTATGTCGCCCAGAACAAGCCGCTCTACCCGCGGCTGACGGTCGCCGAGACCCTCCGCATGGGCGCCGACCTCAATCGCGGCCGCTGGGACCCGGTCGCCTCGGGCAACGTGGTGGAGGCGGGAGACCTCGATCCGGCCCTACGCGTCCGCGCCCTGTCCGGGGGCCAGCGTTCGCGGCTCGCCCTCGCCTTGGCCCTGGGCAAGCGGCCCACGCTGTTGCTCCTGGACGAAGCGCTGTCCGACGTGGACCCGTTCGCCCGCCGCGAACTGATGGGGGCGCTGCTGGCGACGGCCGCCGAACACGGCACCACGGTCCTGATGTCCTCACACATCCTCTCCGAGCTGGAGGACGCCTGCGACCACCTGCTCCTGATCGACGGCGGACGCGTCCGGCTCGGCGGACCGGTCGACGGCCTCCTGCGAGCCCACGCCCTGGTAACGGGTCCGATCCGCGACCTGGCCCCGCACACCGTGATCTCCTCGCGCTCCACCGGGCGCCAACTCACCGCCTTGATCCGTCCGGAGGGAAGCGTGAACACCGGCAGGGACGGCTGGCTGGCGGTCGAACCCACCCTGGAGGAACTCGTGCTCGCCCACCTCGGCGCCCCCGATGCCCCGGTCCTGCTCACCCCGGCCGTGGAGGCGGCGGCATGA
- a CDS encoding GntR family transcriptional regulator — protein sequence MVDVIEYRIDRRSGVATYLQIAQQTKQALRLGLLEPGDRLPTAREVVEALAVNPNTVLKAYRELEREGLVEGRRGLGTFVLRTLGEGGAADGELRTELAQWLARARLAGLEQEDITALFTSVLSGSGSESNRGDEE from the coding sequence ATGGTCGACGTGATCGAGTACCGCATCGACCGGCGCAGTGGTGTGGCCACCTATCTCCAGATCGCGCAGCAGACCAAACAGGCCCTTCGCCTGGGCCTGCTGGAGCCGGGGGACCGGCTGCCCACTGCCCGTGAGGTGGTCGAGGCCCTTGCCGTCAATCCCAACACCGTGCTCAAGGCGTACCGGGAACTCGAACGTGAGGGGCTGGTGGAGGGCCGCAGAGGGCTCGGCACCTTCGTCCTGCGGACGCTGGGCGAGGGCGGGGCGGCAGACGGGGAACTGCGCACCGAGCTGGCGCAGTGGCTGGCACGGGCCAGGCTGGCGGGCCTCGAGCAAGAAGACATCACCGCACTGTTCACCTCCGTACTGAGCGGATCCGGCAGTGAATCGAACAGGGGGGACGAAGAATGA
- a CDS encoding GNAT family N-acetyltransferase has translation MISLREVLDSDLPVFWGHLSDPEAQHVAAVTRKYHYDREHFDSHWARIRSNPDVLMRTVLAGDEVVGHAAVYGPPDEREVTYWIDRKHWGRGIATAALTALVDLVSVRPLRAHSAADNTGSIRVLEKCGFVITGQGRGFGQARGGEIDEVLLTLS, from the coding sequence ATGATCTCCCTGCGTGAAGTGCTCGACAGTGACCTGCCTGTCTTCTGGGGGCATCTCTCCGACCCCGAGGCGCAGCACGTGGCCGCTGTCACCAGGAAGTACCACTACGACAGGGAGCACTTCGACAGCCACTGGGCCAGGATCCGCTCCAACCCCGATGTCCTGATGCGCACCGTACTCGCCGGCGACGAGGTGGTCGGCCACGCCGCGGTGTACGGGCCGCCGGACGAACGCGAAGTCACGTACTGGATCGATCGAAAGCACTGGGGCCGCGGCATCGCCACGGCGGCGCTCACGGCGCTGGTCGATCTCGTGAGCGTTCGGCCGTTGCGTGCCCACTCGGCAGCCGACAACACCGGCTCGATCCGCGTACTGGAGAAGTGCGGCTTCGTCATCACCGGGCAGGGAAGGGGCTTCGGCCAAGCACGGGGCGGCGAGATCGACGAAGTGCTGCTCACCCTTTCCTGA
- a CDS encoding STAS domain-containing protein encodes MDDLRLSHEHLPDDVTHVVAEGELDVFTHPLFRELSAELTVLGHIWLVVDLTGVEFMDTSGVAVLHGARKRAAAHGGALAVVCHDDGRGKPHRIIRLSRCGPTYDTVERALEALARARSNFEAGS; translated from the coding sequence GTGGACGATCTGCGCCTGTCTCACGAGCATCTGCCCGATGACGTCACGCACGTGGTGGCGGAGGGCGAGTTGGACGTCTTCACCCACCCTCTATTCCGTGAGCTCTCCGCCGAACTCACCGTCCTCGGACATATATGGCTGGTCGTCGACCTGACCGGGGTCGAGTTCATGGACACATCCGGCGTCGCCGTCCTCCACGGTGCGCGCAAGCGGGCGGCCGCACACGGCGGTGCCCTGGCGGTCGTCTGCCACGACGACGGCCGGGGCAAGCCCCACCGCATCATCCGGCTGAGCCGATGCGGACCCACCTACGACACCGTGGAGCGTGCGTTGGAGGCGCTGGCCCGGGCCCGCTCGAACTTCGAAGCCGGCAGCTGA